A DNA window from Gigantopelta aegis isolate Gae_Host chromosome 4, Gae_host_genome, whole genome shotgun sequence contains the following coding sequences:
- the LOC121370009 gene encoding uncharacterized protein LOC121370009, whose translation MEKYISFSVGSLRFIDSLQFLNASLETLVTNLKADGSDKFTQLTKEFLDEQKISLLLRKGVYPYDFMDDESKFNMSQLPAQAEFYNSLTDSDISDEDYEHVHQVWTTFDLKTMGEYHDLYMKTDVLLLADVFENFRNMCLDYYDLDSAHYFTLPGVGWDAMLKMGGVELELLTDLDMHLMIEHGLRGGISMISKKFFKANNPYLETFNENEPSTYLMYLDANNLYGHSMSQYLPERDFEWVKDLDSLDIMTVTENSNTGYILEVDLEYPTELHDCHSDYPLAPESMLVTDAMLSPHSQQLRDKLCLTGRPVRKLVPNLNDKEKYVLHYRNLQFYLRQGIKLTKIHRAIQFRQSPWLKTYIDFNMEKRKQSKNETEKAFFKLMNNSCFGRSMMNVRKHVNVELVNSKKRLKKLCAKPTFEGFKIFNPDLAAVHLKKATIFLNQPIYAGFSILDMSKIVMYEFHYDFMRAKYGNKVQLLFTDTDSLCYEIETEDIYSDF comes from the coding sequence ATGGAAAAATACATATCGTTCTCTGTTGGCAGTTTACGGTTCATAGACTCACTTCAGTTTTTGAACGCATCGCTTGAGACACTGGTTACTAATTTGAAAGCAGACGGTAGTGATAAATTCACTCAACTCACAAAAGAATTTTTAGATGAACAAAAAATCAGCTTACTTCTAAGAAAAGGGGTATACCCTTATGACTTTATGGATGACGAGTCTAAATTTAACATGTCTCAGCTCCCTGCTCAAGCTGAGTTTTATAATAGTCTAACTGATAGTGATATCTCGGACGAGGATTATGAGCATGTTCATCAGGTGTGGACAACGTTTGACCTGAAAACCATGGGAGAGTACCACGATTTGTACATGAAAACAGATGTTCTTCTCTTGGCAGATGTATTTGAAAATTTTAGAAACATGTGCTTAGATTATTATGATTTGGACAGTGCTCATTATTTCACTTTACCCGGTGTAGGGTGGGATGCCATGCTCAAGATGGGAGGTGTGGAACTTGAACTTCTCACAGATTTGGATATGCATCTTATGATAGAGCATGGTCTAAGAGGTGGAATTTCAATGATATCAAAAAAGTTTTTCAAAGCTAACAATCCTTATCTTGaaacatttaatgaaaatgaaccCTCCACCTATCTTATGTATTTGGATGCTAATAACCTGTATGGACATAGCATGTCCCAATACCTCCCTGAAAGAGATTTCGAGTGGGTTAAAGACTTGGACAGTCTTGACATTATGACTGTGACAGAGAATTCAAACACAGGGTATATTTTGGAGGTAGATCTTGAATACCCCACAGAATTACATGACTGTCACAGTGACTACCCTCTGGCCCCTGAATCTATGCTAGTCACTGATGCTATGCTTTCTCCTCACTCACAGCAGCTGAGAGATAAACTTTGTCTTACAGGTCGGCCTGTACGAAAATTAGTTCCAAACCTCAATGATAAAGAGAAATATGTACTACATTACAGAAACTTACAATTCTATCTCAGACAGGGAATAAAGTTGACAAAGATCCATAGAGCGATTCAGTTTAGACAGTCTCCATGGTTAAAGACCTATATCGATTTCAATATGGAAAAAAGAAAGCAGTctaaaaatgaaactgaaaaagcTTTTTTTAAGTTGATGAACAACTCCTGCTTTGGTCGAAGTATGATGAATGTAAGAAAGCATGTGAACGTGGAGCTGGTCAATTCAAAGAAACGTTTAAAGAAACTCTGTGCTAAACCCACATTTGAaggctttaaaatatttaaccctGATTTGGCTGCAGTTCATCTTAAGAAAGCTACTATCTTTCTTAACCAGCCTATCTATGCCGGATTTTCAATTCTAGATATGTCTAAAATTGTTATGTATGAATTTCACTATGATTTCATGAGAGCAAAGTATGGGAATAAAGTCCAACTTTTATTCACGGATACAGATTCACTGTGTTATGAGATAGAAACAGAAGATATCTATTCTGATTTTTAG